In the genome of Nonlabens sp. MB-3u-79, one region contains:
- a CDS encoding PepSY-associated TM helix domain-containing protein, with the protein MKKNTKVKKQAKFLRFIRKIHRTLGAVLFIFFFFISVTGILLGWKKNTGGIIQAKSYAGISTDFKHWLPVDSLHTIACNVLRDSVSTDLSQELDRIDIKKNKGMIKFIFAEDFWGIQLDGTTGKLLHIEERRSDFIEKVHDGSILDYYLGTTGDQIKLLYTSIMGISLLMFTITGFWLWYGPKRMRKGKRATTT; encoded by the coding sequence ATGAAGAAGAATACTAAAGTAAAGAAGCAAGCTAAATTCTTACGATTCATTCGGAAAATTCACAGGACTTTAGGAGCGGTTTTATTTATTTTCTTCTTCTTTATTTCTGTAACAGGCATATTATTGGGATGGAAAAAAAATACCGGTGGTATCATTCAGGCCAAATCATATGCGGGTATTTCTACAGATTTTAAACATTGGCTTCCGGTAGATAGTTTACATACTATTGCTTGTAATGTCCTCAGAGACTCGGTGTCAACAGACTTATCCCAGGAGCTCGATAGAATTGATATCAAAAAGAATAAGGGAATGATCAAGTTTATCTTCGCAGAAGATTTTTGGGGCATTCAGCTCGACGGCACCACAGGAAAACTGTTGCATATAGAAGAAAGGCGTTCTGACTTTATTGAAAAAGTACATGACGGTTCCATACTCGACTATTACTTGGGAACCACAGGCGATCAGATTAAATTGCTCTATACTTCTATAATGGGTATTTCTTTATTGATGTTTACCATTACAGGATTTTGGCTTTGGTATGGACCTAAACGAATGAGAAAGGGGAAAAGAGCAACAACGACATAA